A genome region from Chryseobacterium sp. G0186 includes the following:
- a CDS encoding DJ-1/PfpI family protein, whose product MKQVQNSKTMNVAFLIYNQVEVLDLNGPLDVFIKANVVQPGSYNCYTVGRTMDAVHTEANTMSIIPTYDIQTSPIPDIIVIPGTNPDQVMKYLKDDDFQNKVLSWVKKYCNEGTIIFTVCTGSMLLSETGILDNYDITTHSMLLDTLEEYNPESTVKRNVRYVDQGQLITTAGITAGIDAALYLIGKQQGQKTVDTIVQLFEYQSAG is encoded by the coding sequence ATGAAGCAAGTACAAAACAGCAAAACAATGAATGTTGCATTTTTAATTTATAATCAGGTAGAAGTCCTTGATCTGAATGGTCCTCTGGATGTTTTTATTAAGGCAAATGTAGTACAGCCCGGAAGCTATAACTGCTATACAGTCGGAAGAACAATGGATGCAGTGCATACGGAAGCCAATACGATGTCGATAATTCCAACCTATGACATCCAGACCTCTCCAATACCTGATATTATTGTAATTCCCGGAACCAATCCGGATCAGGTGATGAAATACCTTAAAGATGACGACTTTCAAAATAAAGTATTGAGTTGGGTGAAAAAATATTGTAATGAGGGGACGATTATTTTTACCGTCTGCACAGGAAGTATGCTATTGTCCGAAACTGGAATACTCGATAATTATGATATCACAACCCATAGCATGCTGCTTGATACTTTGGAGGAGTATAATCCGGAAAGCACAGTGAAAAGAAATGTGCGGTATGTGGATCAGGGACAGTTGATTACCACTGCCGGAATTACTGCCGGAATAGATGCCGCACTTTATCTGATTGGCAAACAACAGGGACAGAAAACAGTGGATACCATTGTACAACTTTTTGAATACCAGAGTGCAGGGTAA
- a CDS encoding helix-turn-helix domain-containing protein, translating to MKFIHQIDPSKFIFFELCQCPDHYLHNPQRAGFFEIIWFQNDSDTKENDHMFLIPPYRLEKPDLEGKEGCVIAFKREYLEEDDKEYALDVFNLFNMHGQYTRFSLDKEVTETLQHLKIVMAKEYNHSMGTYLVLKSLLKVFLLHLIRINQNYFLNQDINQKRVYQFIMLMDEHYKTERRSDFYSSKMGISEKRINQILKDKMNKTLTQLLHKRVILEAERMLISSDLTIKEIAFSLNFDDPAYFSRFYKKQTGQSPEDFKRHNACL from the coding sequence ATGAAATTTATTCACCAAATCGACCCATCAAAGTTTATTTTTTTTGAACTATGTCAATGTCCGGATCATTATCTTCACAATCCTCAAAGGGCTGGTTTTTTTGAAATAATATGGTTTCAGAATGATTCGGATACTAAAGAAAATGATCATATGTTTTTGATTCCTCCATATCGTCTTGAAAAGCCAGACCTTGAGGGTAAAGAAGGGTGTGTCATTGCTTTTAAAAGAGAATATCTGGAAGAAGATGATAAGGAATATGCACTGGATGTTTTCAACCTTTTCAACATGCATGGGCAATATACCCGTTTTTCTTTAGATAAAGAGGTTACGGAAACGCTTCAACATCTAAAAATAGTAATGGCGAAGGAATATAATCATTCAATGGGAACCTATCTGGTTTTAAAGTCACTGTTGAAGGTATTTCTTTTACATCTGATCCGAATCAATCAAAATTATTTTCTGAATCAGGATATCAATCAGAAACGGGTGTATCAGTTTATCATGTTGATGGATGAACATTATAAGACAGAACGAAGGTCCGATTTTTATTCTTCAAAAATGGGAATTAGTGAGAAACGGATTAACCAGATTCTAAAAGATAAAATGAATAAGACCCTTACTCAGTTATTGCATAAAAGAGTCATTTTAGAAGCGGAAAGAATGTTGATTTCCAGTGATTTGACGATAAAAGAGATTGCTTTCAGCCTGAATTTTGATGATCCGGCTTATTTTTCCCGATTTTACAAGAAACAAACCGGGCAAAGCCCAGAGGACTTCAAAAGGCATAATGCCTGTCTGTAA
- a CDS encoding tetratricopeptide repeat protein encodes MYTLCIGLLLHMFSCGSSTEDKAREDFDISLLGKNSELQLSGEYEALIQLNMKYLKKASQMDYKEGKGLCYLNIAGVNVSAGNYEKALFFFNKAEKDLENSENTYHKATFYNDYSQYYSHLKLYDKAVAFNNKAFFYLKKAKNSNLKKKLFARLYINKGIYFAWKGWMGTSLKSFLKGNKLENSAYSNCMVGQYYLFTHQPHLAGPYISEADKKMFSQKTSDVESLWVYYTMGYYYNEVDNNDEAEKALKKALEINIKTRRTYSSHINGVYKSLAELYKKKNDGGKAYYYLKKYMEEENRLDGARLATMNKATESFISEMKRESDWHKNNLPLLVALSITVLTVSGIYVQKMIGTLNVKKKTLKEETEELKSHVYTKRLQEVTELAKKNDSSFLMKFKEIYPDFINALLKINPDLENSELAFCAMLKLHFSSKEIADYTFVQHRSVQQKKYRIRKRLNISGEDDIYDFFDSLDR; translated from the coding sequence ATGTATACGTTATGTATAGGTCTGTTATTGCATATGTTTTCATGTGGTTCAAGTACTGAGGATAAAGCGAGGGAAGACTTTGATATTTCTCTGCTCGGTAAAAATTCAGAACTCCAGCTTTCCGGTGAATATGAGGCTCTTATTCAACTCAATATGAAGTACCTGAAAAAAGCCTCCCAAATGGACTATAAAGAGGGAAAAGGGCTTTGCTACCTCAATATTGCAGGAGTGAATGTATCAGCCGGAAATTATGAAAAAGCATTATTTTTCTTCAATAAAGCAGAAAAGGATCTTGAAAACTCGGAAAATACCTATCATAAGGCTACATTTTACAATGATTATAGCCAATATTATTCCCATCTGAAATTATATGATAAGGCTGTAGCATTTAATAATAAAGCATTTTTCTATTTAAAAAAGGCGAAGAATTCAAATCTCAAAAAAAAGCTTTTTGCAAGACTTTATATCAATAAAGGGATTTATTTTGCGTGGAAAGGTTGGATGGGAACTTCTTTAAAGTCTTTTTTAAAAGGAAATAAATTGGAAAATTCAGCTTACAGTAACTGTATGGTTGGCCAATATTACCTGTTTACCCATCAGCCACATTTGGCCGGACCCTATATATCCGAAGCAGATAAAAAAATGTTCAGTCAAAAAACCAGTGATGTGGAATCCCTTTGGGTATATTATACAATGGGATACTATTATAACGAAGTAGATAATAATGATGAGGCTGAAAAAGCCCTTAAAAAAGCCCTGGAAATCAATATAAAGACAAGACGTACCTATTCTTCCCATATCAATGGAGTATATAAGTCTTTGGCGGAACTCTACAAAAAGAAGAATGATGGAGGCAAGGCCTATTATTATTTAAAAAAATACATGGAAGAGGAAAACAGACTTGATGGTGCCAGATTAGCTACCATGAATAAGGCTACTGAAAGTTTTATCTCTGAAATGAAGAGAGAATCAGATTGGCATAAAAATAATCTGCCTCTACTTGTCGCATTATCTATTACAGTTCTTACTGTTTCCGGTATTTACGTTCAAAAAATGATAGGAACATTAAATGTAAAAAAGAAAACCTTAAAGGAAGAAACTGAGGAGCTGAAAAGCCATGTATATACCAAAAGACTGCAGGAAGTTACCGAGCTGGCGAAGAAAAATGATTCTTCATTTTTAATGAAGTTTAAGGAAATATACCCTGATTTTATCAATGCTCTTTTGAAAATCAATCCTGATCTTGAAAATTCTGAACTGGCTTTTTGTGCCATGTTGAAGCTCCATTTTTCTTCCAAGGAAATAGCTGATTACACCTTTGTGCAGCATCGGTCTGTTCAACAAAAAAAATATAGAATAAGGAAAAGACTTAACATTTCAGGGGAAGATGATATTTATGATTTTTTTGATAGTTTAGATCGCTAA
- a CDS encoding GlxA family transcriptional regulator: MENAEKDTGIKNIVLLVLPQVQLLDVAGPCDVFTSANRFLSEAGSKLGYHLYLVSGTSEKTLYSSSGIPLTCSHSIDDTDFPVDTLLVAGTTPSVLDEINPALYSYLQEMQRKVKRLGSVCVGAFALAKAGLLEGKQVTTHWKYADMLQKKYPELEVNINPFFIRDQQIYTSGGVSSGVDLALAIVEEDFGKPLAAEVARHLVLHLKRIGVQSQFGNALPDYEIMSSFTKKIRDLLKDKLGQPISIEYMAESTNMSVRNFSRVFLKESGMTPGRFLEKMRLDQAKNMLEYTEKSIDHIAEKCGFGSTVSLRRLFLKYLSISPAQYRRTFRGTE, from the coding sequence ATGGAAAATGCAGAAAAAGATACAGGAATAAAAAATATTGTCCTTTTGGTTTTACCGCAGGTACAGTTATTGGATGTTGCAGGGCCATGTGATGTTTTTACTTCTGCTAACCGCTTCCTATCCGAGGCTGGGTCAAAGTTGGGCTACCACTTGTATCTTGTATCAGGAACGTCAGAAAAGACCTTGTATTCAAGTTCAGGGATACCGTTAACCTGTAGCCATTCCATTGATGATACAGATTTTCCTGTTGATACCTTATTGGTGGCCGGAACTACACCGAGTGTGTTGGACGAAATCAACCCGGCCCTTTATTCCTACCTGCAAGAGATGCAAAGAAAGGTAAAACGTTTGGGATCAGTCTGTGTAGGGGCTTTTGCATTGGCAAAAGCAGGTCTCTTAGAGGGAAAGCAGGTGACTACCCATTGGAAATATGCCGATATGCTGCAGAAAAAATATCCTGAACTGGAGGTTAATATTAATCCTTTTTTTATCCGCGATCAGCAAATTTATACCTCAGGAGGGGTTTCTTCCGGGGTGGATCTTGCACTGGCAATAGTGGAGGAGGATTTTGGAAAACCACTGGCCGCAGAAGTAGCCCGTCATCTTGTACTGCATTTAAAGAGAATAGGAGTACAGTCGCAGTTTGGAAATGCACTTCCGGACTATGAAATAATGTCTTCTTTTACAAAAAAAATTAGAGATTTACTTAAAGATAAACTGGGGCAGCCCATTAGCATAGAATATATGGCGGAATCTACCAATATGAGCGTTCGCAATTTCTCCAGAGTATTTTTGAAGGAATCAGGAATGACACCTGGTCGATTTCTCGAAAAGATGAGGCTTGATCAGGCAAAAAATATGTTGGAATATACTGAGAAAAGCATTGATCACATTGCTGAAAAATGTGGTTTTGGAAGCACTGTTTCTCTGCGCAGACTATTTCTGAAATACCTTTCCATTTCTCCCGCACAGTATCGAAGAACATTCAGGGGAACAGAGTAA
- a CDS encoding helix-turn-helix domain-containing protein, which translates to MDQDFYFHFIEPDIAIADFVENLGTFRNRSDEAKEVVIIPDGRIDLFFMYSPSEPFHVSLIGLETYPEQRQILPQTIAFVVSFKPIAVEYILKSSIADLLNTGKDLPIGFWDFNVDDLQDFELCCKKATQKIIELLPKETDKRKHKLFELIYLSKGEMSVKELSEKAGWSSRQINRYFTKQLGLSLKAYSTILRFRASLEHIAQGRLFPELNYTDQNHFIKEVKKFSGVAPKELSQNKNDRFVLLSVLKGK; encoded by the coding sequence ATGGACCAAGATTTTTACTTTCATTTCATCGAGCCAGATATTGCTATTGCTGATTTTGTAGAAAATCTGGGTACATTTCGCAACCGTTCAGATGAAGCAAAAGAGGTAGTGATTATTCCTGATGGACGAATTGACTTATTTTTCATGTACTCACCCTCTGAGCCGTTTCATGTGAGCCTCATTGGCCTGGAAACCTATCCTGAACAAAGACAAATTCTTCCCCAAACCATTGCTTTTGTGGTAAGTTTTAAACCTATTGCTGTTGAATATATTTTAAAAAGCTCTATTGCTGATCTGTTAAATACCGGAAAAGATCTTCCCATCGGCTTCTGGGATTTTAACGTTGATGATCTGCAGGATTTTGAGCTTTGCTGTAAAAAAGCGACCCAAAAGATCATAGAATTGCTGCCAAAAGAAACTGATAAAAGAAAACATAAGCTTTTTGAACTTATTTACCTCTCGAAAGGGGAAATGAGTGTGAAGGAACTTTCAGAAAAAGCAGGTTGGAGCAGCAGACAAATCAACCGATACTTCACCAAGCAGCTTGGATTATCACTTAAGGCATACTCTACTATTTTACGTTTCAGGGCATCATTAGAGCATATTGCACAGGGAAGGCTTTTCCCGGAGCTTAACTACACCGATCAAAATCATTTCATCAAGGAAGTGAAAAAATTTTCAGGGGTTGCTCCCAAGGAATTATCTCAAAATAAAAACGACCGATTTGTACTATTATCAGTATTAAAGGGAAAGTAA
- a CDS encoding DAPG hydrolase family protein, translating into MKLTKETEELMFKDINDLLSSKPISLEAGIKRLDNGMLHVAMRNGLHNCKGKMLDWWFKYFETTADLKLWHPHDHIEHGGWDDKWIKHENYIGATIRATESLGDIPPVPATIKFHDPAEIFTPDILMQAYADGEVSAVVYARIGFGENTPLDTNGDPIDGYMFHVVRDTVQGCTLRSHFFLGALVADSENQVSEEVGFGLMEHCYSEFTYLSQVLPSLYYAENKNGDQAPFLW; encoded by the coding sequence ATGAAATTGACAAAGGAAACAGAAGAATTAATGTTTAAGGATATCAATGATCTTTTATCTTCTAAACCCATATCTCTTGAAGCGGGAATTAAAAGGCTGGATAACGGAATGCTTCATGTAGCGATGAGAAATGGACTGCATAACTGCAAAGGCAAAATGCTGGATTGGTGGTTTAAGTATTTTGAAACGACTGCTGACTTAAAGCTATGGCATCCTCATGATCATATTGAGCATGGAGGTTGGGATGATAAATGGATTAAACACGAAAACTATATTGGAGCTACCATCCGCGCAACAGAATCCTTAGGAGATATCCCCCCAGTACCTGCAACCATAAAATTTCATGATCCTGCAGAAATTTTCACCCCCGATATTTTAATGCAGGCCTATGCTGATGGGGAAGTGAGTGCAGTGGTGTATGCCAGAATAGGGTTTGGTGAAAATACACCCTTAGACACCAACGGGGATCCTATAGACGGCTATATGTTTCATGTTGTGAGAGATACTGTTCAGGGGTGTACATTAAGGAGTCATTTCTTTCTTGGAGCTTTAGTTGCAGACAGTGAAAATCAGGTGTCTGAGGAAGTTGGATTTGGATTAATGGAGCATTGCTACAGTGAATTTACCTACCTCTCACAAGTTCTCCCATCTCTTTACTATGCTGAAAATAAAAATGGAGATCAGGCACCCTTTCTTTGGTAA
- a CDS encoding GNAT family N-acetyltransferase, whose protein sequence is MMNDLTLASKRLTLRTFRESDVSNVHEMLLRPESTEFNPTTYSEDKNETIKLIKTWQKETEQGKDQRKFTFLIEDSINQTFVGIIGLDIIKLPYKNAEIWFKLNPENWGKGYGTEALERIIQFAFEDLKLHRVEGGCAVDNIASYRVMEKSGMIREAHRRKLLPLKNGWSDNYEYAILEEDYFSKI, encoded by the coding sequence ATGATGAATGATCTTACATTAGCATCAAAACGTTTAACCCTGCGTACATTCAGAGAAAGTGATGTTTCTAATGTACACGAAATGCTACTAAGACCGGAAAGTACAGAATTCAATCCAACAACCTATTCCGAGGATAAAAATGAAACGATAAAGCTGATCAAAACCTGGCAGAAAGAGACTGAACAAGGAAAAGATCAAAGAAAATTCACTTTTTTGATAGAAGATTCTATCAATCAAACATTTGTGGGAATCATTGGACTTGACATCATCAAATTACCTTACAAAAATGCTGAAATATGGTTTAAGCTTAATCCTGAAAACTGGGGAAAAGGATATGGAACAGAGGCTCTTGAAAGAATTATTCAGTTTGCTTTTGAAGACCTAAAATTACATAGAGTTGAAGGAGGCTGTGCTGTTGACAATATTGCGTCTTACAGGGTTATGGAAAAATCAGGGATGATAAGGGAAGCACACCGCAGAAAACTACTTCCGCTAAAAAACGGATGGAGTGATAATTATGAATATGCTATTCTTGAAGAAGACTATTTTTCAAAAATTTAA
- a CDS encoding GNAT family N-acetyltransferase has protein sequence MHIEYRNLLPEESKIYRVIRLESLEKFPESFGANYLEALKTEKFRIEGDIENQSSERFVFGAFADRELIGICVFVKNEENTGNIYQMYVRRGFQGKNIGFGLIQAIINEAHSRFGKIEIILEVTPNNDRAYHLYKKMGFREIINENEENNIVMKYLP, from the coding sequence ATGCATATTGAATATAGGAACCTTTTACCCGAAGAAAGTAAAATATATCGGGTCATTCGACTGGAAAGCCTGGAAAAATTTCCGGAATCATTTGGCGCCAATTATCTGGAGGCATTAAAAACTGAAAAATTCAGAATAGAGGGCGATATAGAAAATCAATCATCAGAAAGATTTGTATTCGGAGCTTTTGCAGACCGGGAACTTATTGGGATCTGTGTTTTTGTAAAGAATGAAGAAAATACGGGAAATATCTATCAGATGTACGTAAGAAGGGGATTTCAGGGAAAAAATATTGGATTTGGATTAATACAGGCAATCATCAATGAGGCCCATAGCAGGTTCGGGAAGATTGAAATCATTTTGGAAGTAACTCCTAACAATGACAGAGCCTATCATTTATACAAAAAAATGGGGTTCAGGGAAATCATTAATGAGAATGAGGAAAATAATATTGTGATGAAATATCTTCCATAA
- a CDS encoding beta-carotene 15,15'-monooxygenase: MARRKIPFFKSWAPEWLVKIILFSMTLPGIIIFFLPLTNINAAAGYYGCEPADIQFSVALFYAGYVGFYSLERRFFSFLAAKEYFLLFTTLQIVACLICYFTREVDILFPIRFMQGMLFAGNVNLSLTLIFTRLSSERGREISFSVFFGILICALPFNNLITADLIDSYNFNIVYKTAIFSYLPGLIFLTLVMSNYRPHVRFHLYKLDWQSFAVFSTILVLIGYITIFGQEYYWLEDQRILGSVIGIIVLVGISIFRQQAIKRPYIDLQVFRYRNFKIGLLILFVMYICRFASGITNNYFAAELHLDPFYISYINVFNLSGIVVGVIIACCMVLQKKRIQYIWGPGFLMLLVFHALMYYSFDVQADEFNYYIPLFLQGLGVGLIMVPTIIYIISSVPASIGPSAAAVALAIRYFGFCVSIALINFFELFEKSRHYNAFQDHLSAVDPAVKSFLHTQTAKLMARGMLEDHAVKASNKLLVGRMNMQNHVRFAMDYYEIMMWLLAAALLLIFLSPYLNRTALYLKSRRLSPA, from the coding sequence ATGGCTAGAAGAAAGATACCCTTTTTTAAAAGCTGGGCTCCCGAGTGGTTGGTCAAGATCATTCTCTTTTCCATGACACTGCCTGGGATCATCATCTTCTTTCTGCCGTTGACAAACATCAATGCAGCAGCAGGATATTATGGTTGTGAACCTGCTGATATCCAGTTTTCAGTGGCTCTGTTTTATGCAGGATATGTTGGATTTTACAGCCTGGAAAGAAGGTTTTTCAGCTTTCTGGCTGCGAAAGAGTATTTTCTTTTATTTACCACCTTACAGATTGTAGCTTGTCTGATCTGTTATTTTACCCGTGAAGTTGATATACTTTTTCCCATACGTTTTATGCAGGGAATGTTGTTTGCAGGAAACGTTAACCTATCACTTACCTTGATCTTTACCAGGTTGAGCAGTGAAAGAGGACGCGAGATCAGTTTCTCTGTATTTTTCGGAATACTGATCTGTGCTTTGCCTTTTAACAACCTGATCACCGCAGATCTTATAGATTCTTATAATTTTAATATCGTCTATAAAACAGCGATCTTTTCTTACCTGCCGGGACTTATCTTCCTTACGCTGGTCATGAGCAATTACAGACCTCATGTAAGATTCCATTTGTATAAACTGGATTGGCAGAGTTTTGCTGTCTTCAGTACAATATTGGTGCTTATTGGGTATATTACCATTTTCGGTCAGGAATATTACTGGCTGGAAGATCAACGGATTCTGGGAAGTGTAATAGGAATTATTGTCTTGGTTGGAATATCCATATTCCGTCAGCAGGCGATCAAAAGGCCTTATATCGATCTTCAGGTCTTCAGATATCGAAATTTTAAGATAGGTTTGCTGATTCTTTTTGTGATGTATATCTGTCGTTTTGCATCGGGGATTACCAACAACTATTTTGCTGCAGAATTGCATCTTGATCCTTTTTATATTTCCTACATCAATGTGTTCAACCTTTCCGGAATAGTGGTCGGCGTTATCATTGCGTGTTGTATGGTTTTACAGAAAAAAAGAATACAATATATCTGGGGGCCGGGGTTTTTGATGTTACTGGTATTTCATGCATTGATGTATTACTCCTTTGATGTTCAGGCTGATGAATTCAATTATTATATTCCATTGTTTCTTCAGGGGTTGGGAGTAGGGTTAATTATGGTTCCGACGATTATTTACATTATATCCTCAGTTCCGGCTTCTATTGGTCCGTCAGCAGCGGCAGTAGCATTGGCTATACGATATTTCGGGTTCTGTGTCAGTATAGCATTGATTAATTTTTTTGAACTTTTTGAAAAAAGCCGTCATTATAATGCCTTTCAGGATCATCTGAGTGCTGTAGACCCTGCTGTGAAAAGTTTTTTACATACACAAACAGCTAAACTGATGGCAAGAGGAATGCTTGAAGATCATGCCGTAAAGGCTTCCAATAAGCTATTGGTGGGAAGAATGAATATGCAGAATCACGTCCGTTTTGCCATGGATTATTATGAAATAATGATGTGGCTTCTTGCAGCAGCTTTATTGTTGATTTTCCTTTCACCGTACCTGAATCGTACTGCCCTTTATTTGAAATCCCGCAGATTATCTCCTGCATAA
- a CDS encoding tetratricopeptide repeat protein, with the protein MIRILLSVLLILLISCKPDSKGYEKSFDVPLMKKNEEFRLAGEYDSLVNLNKKFYRKAEEIGYEDGKALCYINLAEVNISLENYQKSQSFFSDAEAILRNSKNTIHQSKFYNVYGRFNLEMRRLDKAFEYNNEALNLIKKSGKSELKNNILFNIYLRQGTYLIQKKQFTKALEYFQKARKLDDSGLADCAIGDYIYMHKNMDSAYKYVTIAYHKANERKKDDGIALYANTIMGEYYLADKQYDKAEEVLKKALEIDNKTKRIYAYYTKYIYNDLRSVYEKKGDNDKAYFYLNAYTEAKNKNNTAILKTINKDMESFIAETKSDSEDHKKNMRWVIFLSIAGFSLLAVYAWRIINAIRRRKETLKTESEELKTRMNDKSQEDLMELGRKNDPEFLNQFKETYPELINKLLNINPNLEDSELTFCAMLKLHFTSKEIANYTLIQHRTVQQKKYRIRKRLNIPTETDIYQFFDNLD; encoded by the coding sequence ATGATACGTATTCTTCTTTCTGTTTTACTCATTCTGCTCATTTCCTGTAAGCCGGATTCCAAGGGATACGAGAAAAGTTTCGATGTTCCTTTGATGAAAAAGAATGAAGAATTTCGACTTGCCGGTGAATATGATTCCCTTGTTAATCTTAACAAAAAGTTCTATAGAAAGGCTGAAGAAATTGGCTATGAGGATGGTAAAGCTCTTTGTTATATCAACTTGGCAGAGGTTAATATTTCATTGGAAAATTACCAAAAATCCCAGTCTTTTTTTAGTGATGCTGAGGCCATTTTAAGAAATTCCAAAAATACAATTCATCAATCAAAATTTTATAATGTCTATGGCCGTTTTAATCTAGAGATGAGAAGACTGGATAAAGCTTTTGAGTACAATAATGAGGCCCTTAATCTTATTAAAAAAAGTGGAAAATCAGAACTGAAAAACAATATCCTTTTTAATATTTACCTCAGACAAGGGACTTACCTGATTCAAAAAAAACAATTTACAAAAGCCCTGGAATACTTTCAGAAAGCTCGAAAACTGGATGATTCCGGACTGGCAGACTGTGCCATAGGTGATTATATTTACATGCATAAAAACATGGATTCTGCCTATAAATATGTAACCATTGCCTATCATAAAGCTAATGAAAGGAAGAAAGATGATGGAATTGCCCTGTATGCCAATACCATTATGGGGGAATATTATCTTGCCGATAAGCAGTATGATAAGGCTGAAGAAGTGCTTAAAAAAGCCCTGGAAATAGATAATAAAACTAAACGTATCTATGCCTATTATACCAAATATATCTATAATGATCTAAGGTCGGTATATGAGAAAAAAGGAGATAATGATAAAGCTTACTTTTATTTGAATGCCTATACAGAAGCAAAAAATAAAAATAACACAGCTATTCTGAAAACCATCAATAAGGATATGGAGTCCTTTATTGCAGAAACAAAAAGTGATTCGGAAGACCATAAAAAAAATATGAGATGGGTGATTTTTTTATCTATCGCCGGGTTTTCATTGCTGGCAGTATATGCCTGGAGAATCATCAACGCAATTAGAAGGAGGAAAGAAACACTTAAAACAGAATCTGAGGAACTGAAGACCCGTATGAATGATAAAAGCCAGGAAGACCTGATGGAATTGGGAAGGAAAAATGATCCCGAATTTTTGAATCAGTTCAAAGAGACATATCCTGAGCTTATTAATAAGCTTTTGAACATTAATCCCAATCTTGAAGATTCTGAATTAACTTTCTGTGCCATGCTGAAACTCCACTTTACATCCAAGGAGATTGCTAATTATACCCTTATTCAACATAGGACTGTTCAGCAGAAAAAATACAGGATCAGAAAAAGACTCAATATTCCAACAGAAACAGATATTTATCAATTTTTCGATAATCTGGATTGA
- a CDS encoding FAD-dependent oxidoreductase, with the protein MLIDNKSIAIVGGGPAGLTLARLLQLKNADVKVYERDINKHARVQGSPLDMHEDSGLAALRKADLLEEFKKAFRPGADKALIVNEKAEIFFSDHETKPDEDFGAEHFRPEIDRGPLRNMLLESLHPETVVWDSHFISMEPHNDGWLLHFKNGTSAHADLVIAADGANSKVRPYLTEIKPVYSGIIMLEGNVSKDHAPNISSLIKGGKIMAFGNTQNVLLGQKGNGDLGFYASFKADENWVLNSGLNFSDHHQILEWFRKEYPEWSDIWYELFKNANTPFIPRLIHHMPLDQTWEAKSNVTLMGDAAHVMPPFAGEGANMAMLDALELSEHLTDNSYRTLQEAISNYETKMRKRAALATKESLENGERMHSENALATMLEFFNSHLTS; encoded by the coding sequence ATGCTGATAGACAACAAATCAATAGCAATCGTTGGAGGTGGTCCGGCTGGACTTACCCTGGCAAGACTTTTACAGCTCAAGAATGCAGACGTAAAGGTATATGAAAGAGATATCAATAAACATGCACGTGTACAGGGCTCTCCTCTTGACATGCATGAAGATTCCGGATTAGCGGCCTTGCGCAAGGCTGATCTTTTAGAGGAATTTAAAAAAGCATTTCGTCCTGGTGCTGATAAAGCATTGATTGTAAATGAAAAAGCAGAAATATTTTTCAGTGATCATGAAACAAAACCTGATGAGGACTTTGGGGCAGAACATTTTCGTCCTGAAATAGATCGTGGTCCGTTACGGAATATGTTGCTGGAGTCTTTACACCCGGAAACAGTGGTATGGGACAGCCATTTTATATCCATGGAACCGCACAATGATGGTTGGCTGCTTCACTTCAAAAATGGAACGTCCGCCCATGCAGACCTTGTCATTGCTGCTGATGGTGCCAATTCTAAAGTCCGTCCTTATCTCACGGAAATTAAGCCTGTTTATTCCGGGATTATCATGTTGGAAGGAAATGTTTCAAAGGACCATGCTCCCAATATCAGTTCCTTAATTAAAGGCGGTAAGATAATGGCATTCGGAAATACTCAAAATGTATTGCTAGGACAAAAAGGAAATGGAGATCTTGGTTTTTATGCAAGCTTTAAAGCAGATGAAAACTGGGTTCTAAACAGCGGCTTGAATTTTTCTGATCATCATCAGATTCTGGAATGGTTCAGAAAAGAATATCCAGAATGGAGCGATATATGGTATGAGTTGTTCAAAAATGCCAATACTCCCTTTATTCCTCGTCTAATCCATCATATGCCTTTAGATCAGACATGGGAAGCAAAATCTAATGTAACCTTAATGGGTGATGCTGCTCACGTAATGCCTCCATTTGCAGGAGAAGGAGCCAATATGGCAATGCTGGATGCGTTAGAATTAAGTGAACATTTAACGGACAACAGCTACCGTACTTTACAGGAAGCCATTTCCAACTATGAAACAAAAATGCGTAAAAGAGCAGCATTAGCCACAAAAGAATCTCTTGAAAATGGAGAAAGAATGCATTCTGAAAATGCATTAGCAACAATGCTTGAATTCTTTAATAGTCATTTAACTTCATAA